The nucleotide window GGCTGGCCCACCTGCACGGGCTCGGCTGGGTGCACGGCGACCTGAAACCGGACAACGTGCTCATCATGGCGGACGGTTCGGCACGGCTCTCCGACTTCGGTCTCGCCGTCGAGCTGGAGGGGACGCGTGGCACCCACGGGTACATCCCGCCCCTGGGATCGCCGGACTACCTGCCCCCCGAGCGCTGGAGGGCCCCGCTGGACGAACGCGGGGTACAGGTCCGGCCCACCGCGGACGTGTGGGCCCTGGGCGTGATGATCCACCAGCTGTTCAGCGGAGGGGCCTCACCCTTCCCCGGAGCCACCTTCACCGCCCGGGCCTCGGCGGTCCAGGAGTACGCCGAGGGCAGGGCGCCGCTCAGGCTGCACGTCGTGGTGCCGGAGTTCTGGCGCGCCCTGGCGGCCGACTGCCTCCTGCCCGCGCACACCGAGCGTGCGGCGCACACGGCGGAGAGCCTGCTGGAACGCATCCGGGCCGTCGGGCGCGGGGACGCCGGCAGCCCCGCCGTCCGCCCGCGGACCGGCAGGCGGACCGTGGTCCTGGCCACCGGTGCCGCGCTGGTCCTGCTCGGTGCGGGCGGCGGTGCCTGGTGGCAGTGGGGAGGCTCCGGCGGCGACTCTCCGGCGTCGCAGGTGCGGCTGACCGTGTACAACGCCGACGACAAGTGCCGCGCCCGCACCGATCGGCATCCGATGTGCAGCCTCGGTCTGGCCATCAAGCCCACCGTGCCGTACGTCCTGGACAACGTCGTGCAGACCCGGGTGTGGCACGGCGACGTCCTCACCGTCGAGTGCGGTCTGGCGCGAGGCGTTCCCGTCGCCGACGAGGCGGGTGCCAGGTCGTCGCGGTGGTACCGGGTGCGGCTGCCCGAGGTGGAGAAGGGCCCGAAGACCGTGCGGACCACCGCCTGGCTGCCCGACGTGCGGACCAGGAGCAGCCCCACCGTCCCCGCCTGCACCGGCTGAGCCGCGACGGCCCGGCTCCGGAGGACCGCCGCGGCGGTCCTCCGGAACAACGGGTCACCGCGGCGGTCCTCAACAGCGGCGGATCGGCGCGCTAGTCCTCGACAGCGGCGGATCGGCGCAGCCGGTTTCAGGAGCACTGGGCGCTGACGCCGCCGGTCTCGTCGCCCTTGAGGTAGATACCGCTGACATAGCCGACGCCGCCCGCGTTCAGCGGCAGGCGGATCCACTTGTCGTTGGTGATGCCCTCGTCGGTCACGCTCTCCCCGACCACCCAGCAGTGCGCCGGGTAGGACTCGTTCGCCTTCACCGAGCTGACGATGCCGCACGACCTGGCCGCACAGGAACGGACGTTGGCATCGGTCCACGCCGTCACCGTCGTAGAACCCTCACCCTCACCGGGCGTGCACGGCAGTCCGACTCCGCGGTCGCCCAGGTAGGGGACCGGGTCGATGCCCCGGATCGTGGTGGAGGTGCCGACCCGCACCCGCAGATGCAGGTGGACGCCGGTGGAGTCGCCCTCGCTGCCCATCAGGGCGATGCGCTGACCGGCCGACACCTGCTGGCCGACGGAGACGTCCCGCTGATACATGTGGCCGTACTCGGTCACGGTGCCGTCAGAATGCAGGATGCGGATCCACTGGCCGTAGCCCTGAGCCGGACCGGAGGCGATGACCTCGCCGGCGCCGACCGCGTAGATCGGGGTGCCGAGCGAGTTCGCGATGTCGACGCCGTCGTGAGAGCTGCTGTAGCCCTGACTGACCACACCGGCGGCCGGGCAGGAGCCGGCGAAGGCGGTGGCAGCGGTGCCGGCGCCGGTAGGGCTGTTCGTCGCCGCGTGGCCGGAGGTGGCCGCCGCGAGGGGCAGCAACAGGGCCGCGGCGGCCACCAGGCCGGCCCGCAGGTTCATGCCGCGCAGACCAAGACGCACGTGGGTTCCTCCCGTGAGGTGGCGGCTTCCGACGAGCCGCGGGGTGCAGTGGTCCGGTCCCTGCCCGCTGTGGGACGGGGACCGGGGGCCGGACCACGGACCCTAGGCGCGCGGCGGTCCCCCGGGGCATCCGGAAGTTTACGGAGAGACGTTGCCCACAAAGGGCGGTACTCCTGGACCGTCGTCCGCATCCACCGAGACCGAGGGGGAATCCGTGCGTGCCGTATCCGCGCGTACCAAGTGGCGTACGCCGCTGTGGAGAACGCAGGTTCTGTGTCTGCTGCTCGTCCTGACGGGCCTGACGGTGCCGCCCGCCGCGGCGCAGGACCAGAAACGTCAGGACAGCTGGCGCATCGACCTGACGGGGCCGGAGGCCGACCGGGGCAACGTCGCCCGCCGTCCGGACGGGATCACCGTCGAGGACAGCTCGGTCCGGACACCGTCGGTGCCCGGCGCCTCCCATGCCGTCTACACGTCGCCCGGCAGGAGCCTCGGCCGTCAGCTCACGGCGTTCACCGTGCGGACCGAGGCCGAGGTCCCCACCGGTACCAGGGTGCGGACCGAGATCCGGGGCAGCAACCACCCCGGCACCTGGACGCAGTGGCGGGCCGCGGACGGAGCCGGCGCGGTCCGGCTGCCGCAGGCGGTCTCCCTCCTCCAGATCCGGCTCACCCTGAGCGGCGTCCCCGGCGGGTCGTCACCCACCGTCCGAGGCGTCACCGTCGCCGCGGCGGCCGAGCAGCCCGCGCCGCAGCAGGTCCCGGAGAACGGCATGTCGGCCGCCGCGTCGGGTCCCACCTACCGGTTGTTCGCCACGCGGGAGGGCCTCACCGGGGGGACCACCGCCAACGGTCACGTCATCCAATCCCGCGACCACTTCGTGGCCCTGCCCTCGCGGCGGATGCTGGCGACCAACGGCGGACACGAGTACCAGGTGCGTCTGTGCTACCAGGGGCGTTGTGAGACCGCGCCCGTGTGGGACGTCGGCCCGTGGAACACCCGGGACGACTACTGGAACCCGCCCGCGCAACGGGAGATGTGGCGGGACCTGCCGCAGGGCACTCCCGAGGCCCAGGCGGCGTACCTCAACGGCTACAACGGCGGGCTCGACGAGTTCGGCCGACGGGCCGCCAACCCGGCCGGCATCGACGTCGCGGACGGCACCTTCTGGGACGGCCTCGGCATGACCGACAACGACTGGGTGGACGTCACCTTCATGCCGGACGGTGGGGGTGAGGGTTCTACGACGGTGACGGCGTGGACCGATGCCAACGTCCGTTCCTGTGCGGCCAGGTCGTGCGGCATCGTCAGCTCGGTGAAGGCGAACGAGTCCTACCCGGCGCACTGCTGGGTGGTCGGGGAGAGCGTGACCGACGAGGGCATCACCAACGACAAGTGGATCCGCCTGCCGCTGAACGCGGGCGGCGTCGGCTATGTCAGCGGCATCTACCTCAAGGGCGACGAGACCGGCGGCGTCAGCACCCGGTGCTCCTGAAACCGGCCGAATGCGCGCTGTCGCCGGGTCCCGGTCCGTGAGGCCGGGGCCCGGCGGGGTCGGGTTGGTAGGTAAGTAGATCAGTCGGTCCGTCGGCGGGCGCCGGTGCGGGTTCGGGTGCGGGTGCGGGCACTGTCGAGGCTGTCAGGGGGCGAGGATTATCTTGCCGACGGCGGGGCGGCCGGAGGACTCCGCCATCTCCATGGCCTCGGCGGCCTGGGCCAGCGGGAAGCGGGCGGCGATCTTTGCGGTGAGCACGCCGTCGCGCAGCAGGCCGAAGACGTGGGTGAGGTCGGTGCGCGTCCGGGCCCGGAACGCCTCGCGCCTGGCCGAGTCCGGCTTGCCGGAGCCCGCCCAGATGTCGTAGAAGCCCGCGTGCCTGCGTGTGGGCAGGTAGTTCCAGAACGCCAGCTTGGCCAGCAGCGGCAGGAAGTCGAGCAGTACGGGACGGGTGTCGTCGAGCGCGGCCGCGATGCTGTACGAGACCAGCGTGCCGGTGCGGTTGAGCAGTCGGTAGGAGAGGCTGACGCTTGCGCCGCCGAGGTGGTCGAACACGGCGTCCACGCCGTCGGGGGCCAGTTCCCGGACGCGGGCGGCGAGGTCCGGGTCCCGGTAGTCGATCGGCTCCACGCCCAGGGTGCGCAGCGCCTCGTGGTGGCGCGAGCCGGCCGTGCCGATCACGCGGGCGCCGGCGTCCCGGGCGAGTTGCACCAGGACCGAGCCCACGCCGCCGGCGGCGCCCGTCACGAGCACGGTCTGCCCGGCCCGCACCTTCGCGCGGCGGTGCAGCATCTGGTAGGCGGTCAGGCCGTTGACGATCAGTGTTTCCGCCTCGTCGGGGCCGATTCCCTCAGGTACCTCCACCAGGTCGGCGGCGGTCAGCAGGACGGCGGTGGCCCAGCCGCCGGTCTTGGTCAGCGCGGCCACCCGTCGGCCGAGCAGGGCGGGGTCCACACCGGGGCCGACGGCCTCGACGACGCCGACAAGGTCGTAGCCGGGCACGAACGGAAACGCGGGCTGGCCGTAGTAGCGGCCTCTGCGCATCGCGCTCTCGGCGAAGGACACGGCGGTCGATTCAACGCGCACCAGGGCCTGACCGGCGGCCGGCGACGGCAGTGCGCGCTGGACCAGTTGCAGGCCGGACGGCGCGACCTTGCCCGGCAGCACCACCTCGGTGGCGGTCACGGTGGTCTCGTCGGTGGCATTCGTCTCGGTCATGGCCGATCCCTTCAAAGCATTGCGACTATTCGTCACTCTGTTAATGGTCGTAACTATGCATCGATCTATCGTGTTGCGTCAACCGATAAGTCAACCGGCGGCTCGGCGCACGAGCCCTCCCACGGCTCCGGCATCGATCGCGTCGCGGACCGCATCGCATCGCATCAGAGCCGTGGCCGGTCGATGCGTTACGGCTCGTCGCATGATGTCGAGGCGTCAGTACTTGCGTGGTCCGTTACGATGCGACGGTGACTAACGAAACGCGGACGGTGAGCAGGCGCGAGCGGCTACGGGCCCAGACGTTCCAGGAGATCGAGGAGGCGTCGTTCGCGATCATCGACGCGGAGGGCGTACAGGCGTTGTCGATCGCGGCGCTGGCCCGGAGCATGGCGATGTCCGCACCGGCGGTCTACCGCTACTTCGCGTCGCGGGACGCCCTGGTGGCGCACCTGGTGACGCTCTCCTACCAGCAACTCGCCGCGGCGATGAGCCAGGCCGCGGAGGGCGGCAGGAAGGCGCCGGCCACGCGGGTACGGCTGATCGTCACCGCGTACCGCGACTGGGCGCTGCGGTACCGGCGGCGTTACGGAATGCTGTTCGGTGAGCGGACCGGCGACGTGCCCGGCGAGGTCACCGCGCGGACCCCGCTGGATCAGGCGATGGCGCTGCTCGTGGACCTGCTCGCGGCCGTCCAGGACCCCGCGTCGGCGGACGGCACCAGCGGCGACCGTACGCTGGACGGGCAACTGCGGCGGTGGGCCCGTACGCAGGAACGGGCGGACACCGCGCCGGTCCTGGCCCGCGCCGCCATCCTGATCTGGACGCGGGTCCACGGGATCGTGAGCCTCGAACTCACCGGCGTCTTCGACGACCGGACGATCGAGGCGCAGCGCCTGATCGACCTGGAGATCGACGACGCCGTCCGGTCCCTGAGGCCGACCGGCCCCTGAACAACCGGCGAAGGTGAAGACGAGGGCGAAGAGAGACGGCGTCGGCGTGGGCGTGGGCGTGGGCGAGTACCTCCAAGAGGTCCTCGGCGAGTTCCGGGATACCCTCGCAGCCTTTGCGTGATCAACCAGTTGTTCCGGGGGGAACCATGGGGATGCCCGAACGCCGGTTCGTCCGTCCGTCCGTGTCGCGGAGAGTGGCGGGTGCGGGCCTTGGAATCGTGTTGCTCGGCGGGGGAACCGGAGCCTGCGGCACCGGCACCGGGAGTGGAACCGGCGCGGCCGCGAAGGAAGCGGCGCCGGTCCTGACGCCCGCCGAGGCCGTGGCGAAGGCCGCGGAGGACTCCGACGACATCACGTCCCTTCATTACCGCATCACCGGGTCCGTGCCGGAGAGGGGACGGCTGACGGCCGAGGCGTTCATGAGGACGGCACCGTTGGCCATGAGCATGAAAATGACCACCTCGGCCCTGCGTGCGAAGGGTCCGATGAAGGTCCGGTACGTCGGCAGGACGCTGTACGTCGGCGGCAGTGCGATCGACGTCGTGAAGTCGGGCGCCACAGGGGTGGACACCGAGGAGCTGGGCGACAAGGACTGGCTCCGTCTCGGACCGGCGACCTGGGGCCGTTACTCCGTCGACAACAACACCTACAAGATGCTGCCCCGTCAGATCGAGGGCAGCCCGATCACGCAGTCCACGCTTCTGACCGGCTCCAAGAACGTGCGGAAGGTCGGAGCCGAGACGATCCACGGCGCCCGGACCACGCACTACAGAGGAACGGTCACCGGTGAGGGCATGCGCGCCGCCAGGGACACCGCCAAGGGCAAGACGGCCCGGGAGCGCCAGATCAACAGCCTCGATCAGTTCCTGGGGCTGTGGCTCGACAAGTCACTCACCATGGACCTCTGGATCGACGAGGACGGGCGCGCCAAGCGGTTCCACCTGTTCGGCGACTCCTACAAGGCGCGCTACAGCGCCGCCGGGAAGCCGCTCAAGCCGACCGTCGGCGAGCCGGTCGACATGACCGTCACCTTCCTCGCGGTCAATGAGCCGGTCGCCATCACAGCCCCGCCGGCCGGTGACACCGCCGATCTCGGCGCGCTGCTGGGCGCACCGGCGCAGAGCGGGTGAAGCCGCACATAAGGCACTGAGCAGGGCCGTGGGAGGACAGGGCATTGCTCCCCTTCGCCCACGGTGCGAGGCTCTTGGGACTTTGCATGTCCACAGCTGACAGGGGTTCGTCATGGCACTGTTCGGAAACGCCCATACCGTCGACCCGGGCAAGGCCCAGAACGACTACGCGCGGCTGCTCGGGCACGACGAGCAGGTGCACGCCGCCTTCCAGTTGATACGCGACACCATCCTGTTCACCGACCGGCGTCTCATCCTGGTCGACAAGCAGGGCATCACCGGGAAGAAGACCGAGTACCACTCGGTGCCGTACCGCAGCATCACGCACTTCGCCGTCGAGACCGCCGGGACCTTCGATCTGGACGCCGAGCTGAAGATCTGGATCTCCGGCACGCCCACGCCCATCGAGAAGACCTTCACCAAGGGCGTCGACATCTACGAGGTCCAGGCCATCCTCACCCAGTTCGTGGCGCGCTGAGCCGTACCGGTCCCAGTCCCCGCGCCAAGGCCAGCGTCACGGTGACCGAGGCCGCCGCCGTCGCCGTCATCGCCGTTGCCGGGGACGTGAGTTGAGCGAGCGTGCCCGCCAGCGCCGCGCCCGTCCCCTGCGCGGCCAGCATTCCCGACGAGTGCAACCCCAGCGCGTGGCCCGCCAGTTCGGGCGGGGTCAGCGCCATGAGGCGTTCCTGTTGGAGCAGGCTCGCGGCGAAGCCCACCGAGGCCAGGGCCGCGAGCGCCGCGGCGACGGGCGGGCCGGGGCGCAGGGCGAACAGCAGGTACGGGGCCGCCAGGAGCAGGAGCAGCGGGACCCCGAGCCGGGCGCGCAGGACGGGGCCGGCCAGGCGGGCCACCGCCACGTCCCCGGTCAGCATGCCCAGCGCCGCGCAGGCGAAGAGCAGACCCGCGTGCGCAGGGGCGTAGGAGACGTAGAGGGACTCGCAGCCGACGATCAGGCCGTTGGGGAGCCAGAGCGCCAGGTAGAGGTGGCGGCGCGGGGCCGCGGAGAGCAGGGTCCTGTTCGTGTGCCACGTCGCGCGTACCGAGGGGCGGCCCGTGACCCTCGGCGGGCGCGCGGTCAGCGTGAGGCGGGCGACCGCCGCGGCCGTCGCGTACAGGGCCGCCGCCGTCAGCAGGGCCCCGCGCGGGGACAGGAGCGCAATCAGTACGCCGCCGGTGGCGTACCCCGTGATCTGGGTGACGCCGTTCATCATGTTGAAGACCGAGCGGCCCAGGATGTAGCCGTCCTCGGGGAGGATCTCGTTCAGCAGGCCCCAGCGGACACCGCCGCCCAGGGAGGCCACCAGACCGAGGGCGAGGATCACGGCGAAGAGCGTCCAGAGCGGGGCCGGGAGCGCCAGGAGGGCCGTACCCGCCGCGAACGCCAGGGCCGTGCCCGTCATCGTGGCGCGGGGCGGCAGGCGGTCGGCCGCCGACAGGAGCGTGGTCGCGCCCAGGACCTGTGCGAGCGACGGGCCGAACATCGCCAGGGCCGACAGGAGCGGTGAGTCCGTGGCCCGGTACACCAGGGTGCCGAGCGCGAGGCCGCTCATCGTCTGGGCCGCCACCTGTGCCGAGGAGGTCAGGAAGAGGGGCGTGAACTCCGGTGTACGGAAGAGGGATCCGTACGTCATGGACGTCGTAGAGGACGTAGAGGTCGCAGAGGTCGCAGGCATGGTCCGGAGTCTCGGGCCCGTGCCGGAGCGGGCGTTAGAGTTTCGCGTCCGTGCGAAACCGCAGCGGGACGAAGGAGGGGCGGGAGTGGGCTGGTGGCAGGTCAGTGCGGACACCCTCGCGAGCAGCCGTTTCGTGGTCTCGCCGCTCGCCGAGACCTTCGCCTGTCTGAAGACCCTGCACGTCAAGACGGCCGCGCATCCCGGTGAACGGGCCTGGCTGGCCGCCCATCTGCCGTTCTACACGCGGCGGCTGGCGGACGATCCCGTCACCGCCGCGCTGGTACGGGCCGGGTTCGGACCCGAGTGGATCGCCGACTTCCTCACGCCCACCCCGCGCGGCGAGGAGGACTTCGCCACTGAGGTCGCCCGGGTGCGCGGAGCCTCCCCCGCGGCCGCCCGCGCCCATCTCGCCGTCGCCCTGCGCGGTCCGCTCCCCGCGGTCCTGCGGGACCGCGACGACCTTCCCGACCGCGCCGCCGACCTGCTCACCGACGTGTGGACGCAGACCGTACGCCCCGACTGGCCCCGGCGCCGGCGCGTGCTGGAGGCGGACGTCGTGGCCCGTACCGCCCGGCTGAGCCAGGAGGGCTGGGCGGCCGCGCTCGGCGCGATGCGGCCTGGCATGCGCTGGCTCGGCGGGAACCGCCTGCAGGTCAACCTGCACGAGTATCCGCCCCGCAAGATCTCCGGTGCCGGGCTCGCCTTCGTACCGGTGACGCCGCAACGGCGCGGGTGGGTGTCGTGGGAGGACGGGGAGGAACGGCCGCACCGGTACGCGGTGGTGTACCCGTGCTCGGGCGTGCTGGCGCACGGGGAGCCGCGGGCCGCGTCGGCGTCGGCCGCTCCCGTGTCTGCGTCTGCGTCTGCGTCCGTGCCTGTCCCTGCGTCTGCGTCTGCGTCCGTGCCTGCGGGTCTCGTCGGGCTGCTCGGCGGCGCGCGGGCCGGTGTGCTCGTCCTCCTCGGCTCCCCGATGAGTACGAGCCAGCTGGTCGCCGTCACCGGGCAGGGGCTCGGCTCGGTCGGCCGGCACCTGAAGGTCCTGTTCGACGCGCGGCTGGTGGGGCGGCGGCGCGCGGGGCGGTCGGTCCTCTACTACCGGACGGCCGAGGGTGATGTTCTCGTCGGGGCACAGGGCGGCGGCCCGGCGCCGGGCCGGCCGGGGCTAGCATCCGCTCATGACTACTGACAACGCCACCACCTCCGACGCCACCCCCGGCGCCTCCGTCCTCGACGTCGACATCGATGCGCTGCAGGGGGGTTCCGCGGACCTCGGCCAGTACAAGGGCCGGGCCGTCCTCGTCGTCAACGTGGCGTCCAAGTGCGGACTCACCCCCCAGTACGCGGGTCTGGAGCGGCTGCAGGAGCGGTACGCGGCGCAGGGGTTCACCGTGCTCGGGGTGCCCTGCAACCAGTTCCTGGGGCAGGAGCCCGGCTCGTCCGAGGAGATCGCGGAGTTCTGCTCGGCGACGTACGGCGTGACCTTCCCGCTGACCGAGAAGGTCGAGGTGAACGGGGACGGACGGCACACCCTCTACGAGCGGCTCACCGGTTTCGCGGACGGCGAGGGCCACAGCGGTGACATCCGCTGGAACTTCGAGAAGTTCCTGATCGGCCGGGACGGCACGGTGGTCGCCCGCTTCTCCCCGCAGACCGAGCCGGAGTCGGCCGAGGTCGTGTCGGCGATCGAGACGCACCTCGGCTGAGCGCCGCGGTACTCCGGCCGAGCGCCGCGGTATCCCGGCCGAGGCCCCGGCGCCTCGGCCGAAGGCCCTGGGACCTCGGAAGGCCCTGGGGCCCCGACCGAACGACCCGACCGAGGGGGCCCGGACCTGGCCGAGCGTCCTGACCGCCGGGCGGCCCGGCGGCCAGTCGTCCGGCGGCCAGGCGGCCAGGCGCCCAGCGGCCAGGCGCCCGGCGGCCCGGGGTGCCTACTCCCCGCCCCCGCGGACCTCTTCGCGCAGTTCCTCGGGGCAGCCGGTGCCCCGGGGCAGCTGGTAGGGGGCCGCCAGGCGGTACGTGCCGGCACGGGGCGCCAGCAGCTCCGTCCACCGGTCGCCCTGGGCGTCCTCCTCGGTCTCCATCAGGCAGCCGTTGACGTTGTCGTACGCCTTCGGCTCCCCGTCCTCCCGCTGCTTGGACTCCTCGGTCTCCTGCGGGGGCTTGAGGCTCTTGCCCTGCGCGTCGACCAGCCCGAGCCACGGCGAGTACGGGATCCGGATGAGCACCCGGCCCGCCCGCTTCACCTCCAGCGTCACCTCGCCCTGCTCGGCGCGGGTGACGACGGCCGGCGGGTCCGCCATCGGGGTGGGGTCGGTGACCTCGAAGAGCTGCCAGTTGGCGTCGCCCCAGACCTGCTTCAGGTACGGCATCCCGCGCTGGACCAGCTCACGCTCGCGCTCGCCGCCGTCGCCGTCGGGCTCGCCCTTGGGGACGACGACGTAGTGGACGGCCCAGCGCTGCAGCCACTCGTGGTAGTTCGCGGAGTTGAGGGTGTCGTCGTAGAAGAGCGGGTTGCGCTCCATGTCCGCCTGCCGGTTCCAGCCGCGGGCCAGGTTGACGTACGGGGCGAGGGCGGACGCCTCCCGGTGGGAGCGGGCCGGTACGACCTCGACGCGGCCCTTCTCGGCACCGACCACCTGGAGCTGGTTGACGAGGGGGGCCAGTTCGCGGGCCCAGGACGCGGCGGGCGTCGTGTGCACGATGTCGTCCACGGCCTTGAAGCCGATCCAGGCGTTCATGCCGATGAAGGCCACCACGATCGCGTACCACTTGCGTGAGCGCGGCGCCGTGAACGGCAGCGCGGCGATCAGCGCGACGCCCGCCAGCAGCATCGGCAGGCGGCTGATGTTGGAGCCGATCTGCGAGTTGATCAGCCAGACGAGCAGGACGGCGAGGCCGTACACCGCCGACGTGATGCGGACCGTCTTCCACTCCTCGGGGACGAGGAGGAAGACCAGCACCGCGTACGTGAACGGCAGCAGGACCGACGCGAACATCATCGGCTGCGTACCGGAGAAGGGGAACATCCAGGCCGAGACGCCCACGACGGCGGCGGGCGCGAGGCCCAGCGCCCACGCGCCCGGGCGGCGCTTCTGCAGGAACAGCGCCACGGCGACGAAGCCGACGAAGAGGCCGGCCACCGGGGACGCGGCGGTCGCCGCCGCGGCGAGGGGGGCGGCGCACAGGGCCTTGGCCCAGCGCTTGTAACGCCACCGGTACGGCCAGCAGAAGACGACGGCGGCCGCACCGAGCGCGAAGACCATGCCGAGGCCGAAGGTCACCCGGCCCGAGGCCGCGTTGCACAGCAGCGCGAACACTCCGGCGAGGGCCGGCCACACCGGGTTCCGTACGGCCCGGCTGCGCATCAGCACCAGCGTGAGGAGGCCGGCGGAGAGCGTCCCCGCGACCATCATCGTCGTCCGCACGCCGAGCACGGCCATCAGGTACGGGGACACCACGCTGTACGACACCGGGTGCATGCCGCCGTACCAGGCCAGGTTGTACGCCGAACCCGGGTTGCGTCCCACGAACTCCGCCCACGCGTCCTGCGCCGCGAGGTCGCCCCCGCTGTTCGCGAACGTGAAGAACCAGATGATGTGGAGCACGCCGGAGAGGGCGGTGGCCAGGACCGCGGGGTGGCGCAGGAAACGGCGCAGACGGGTGCCGGAGCCACCACCGTCCGCGTCTCGGGTGTCCAAATCACTGCCGTCCGCGTCGCGGGGGCCGGCCTCCGCGTCCGGGGTGTCGCCGCGGGACTCGTCGTCCGCGTCCCGGGCGCCGGGAGGCGCGCCGGTCCCGGGGGTCCCCCCGGGCAGGTCGGCGGCCGGGTCGGTGCCCCGGTCGGCGGCCGGGCCGGGGTTGTCGGC belongs to Streptomyces sp. V3I8 and includes:
- a CDS encoding PH domain-containing protein gives rise to the protein MALFGNAHTVDPGKAQNDYARLLGHDEQVHAAFQLIRDTILFTDRRLILVDKQGITGKKTEYHSVPYRSITHFAVETAGTFDLDAELKIWISGTPTPIEKTFTKGVDIYEVQAILTQFVAR
- a CDS encoding medium chain dehydrogenase/reductase family protein, which gives rise to MTETNATDETTVTATEVVLPGKVAPSGLQLVQRALPSPAAGQALVRVESTAVSFAESAMRRGRYYGQPAFPFVPGYDLVGVVEAVGPGVDPALLGRRVAALTKTGGWATAVLLTAADLVEVPEGIGPDEAETLIVNGLTAYQMLHRRAKVRAGQTVLVTGAAGGVGSVLVQLARDAGARVIGTAGSRHHEALRTLGVEPIDYRDPDLAARVRELAPDGVDAVFDHLGGASVSLSYRLLNRTGTLVSYSIAAALDDTRPVLLDFLPLLAKLAFWNYLPTRRHAGFYDIWAGSGKPDSARREAFRARTRTDLTHVFGLLRDGVLTAKIAARFPLAQAAEAMEMAESSGRPAVGKIILAP
- a CDS encoding TetR/AcrR family transcriptional regulator, which gives rise to MTNETRTVSRRERLRAQTFQEIEEASFAIIDAEGVQALSIAALARSMAMSAPAVYRYFASRDALVAHLVTLSYQQLAAAMSQAAEGGRKAPATRVRLIVTAYRDWALRYRRRYGMLFGERTGDVPGEVTARTPLDQAMALLVDLLAAVQDPASADGTSGDRTLDGQLRRWARTQERADTAPVLARAAILIWTRVHGIVSLELTGVFDDRTIEAQRLIDLEIDDAVRSLRPTGP
- a CDS encoding SH3 domain-containing protein — its product is MRAVSARTKWRTPLWRTQVLCLLLVLTGLTVPPAAAQDQKRQDSWRIDLTGPEADRGNVARRPDGITVEDSSVRTPSVPGASHAVYTSPGRSLGRQLTAFTVRTEAEVPTGTRVRTEIRGSNHPGTWTQWRAADGAGAVRLPQAVSLLQIRLTLSGVPGGSSPTVRGVTVAAAAEQPAPQQVPENGMSAAASGPTYRLFATREGLTGGTTANGHVIQSRDHFVALPSRRMLATNGGHEYQVRLCYQGRCETAPVWDVGPWNTRDDYWNPPAQREMWRDLPQGTPEAQAAYLNGYNGGLDEFGRRAANPAGIDVADGTFWDGLGMTDNDWVDVTFMPDGGGEGSTTVTAWTDANVRSCAARSCGIVSSVKANESYPAHCWVVGESVTDEGITNDKWIRLPLNAGGVGYVSGIYLKGDETGGVSTRCS
- a CDS encoding helix-turn-helix transcriptional regulator, with protein sequence MGWWQVSADTLASSRFVVSPLAETFACLKTLHVKTAAHPGERAWLAAHLPFYTRRLADDPVTAALVRAGFGPEWIADFLTPTPRGEEDFATEVARVRGASPAAARAHLAVALRGPLPAVLRDRDDLPDRAADLLTDVWTQTVRPDWPRRRRVLEADVVARTARLSQEGWAAALGAMRPGMRWLGGNRLQVNLHEYPPRKISGAGLAFVPVTPQRRGWVSWEDGEERPHRYAVVYPCSGVLAHGEPRAASASAAPVSASASASVPVPASASASVPAGLVGLLGGARAGVLVLLGSPMSTSQLVAVTGQGLGSVGRHLKVLFDARLVGRRRAGRSVLYYRTAEGDVLVGAQGGGPAPGRPGLASAHDY
- a CDS encoding glutathione peroxidase encodes the protein MTTDNATTSDATPGASVLDVDIDALQGGSADLGQYKGRAVLVVNVASKCGLTPQYAGLERLQERYAAQGFTVLGVPCNQFLGQEPGSSEEIAEFCSATYGVTFPLTEKVEVNGDGRHTLYERLTGFADGEGHSGDIRWNFEKFLIGRDGTVVARFSPQTEPESAEVVSAIETHLG
- a CDS encoding MFS transporter; protein product: MTYGSLFRTPEFTPLFLTSSAQVAAQTMSGLALGTLVYRATDSPLLSALAMFGPSLAQVLGATTLLSAADRLPPRATMTGTALAFAAGTALLALPAPLWTLFAVILALGLVASLGGGVRWGLLNEILPEDGYILGRSVFNMMNGVTQITGYATGGVLIALLSPRGALLTAAALYATAAAVARLTLTARPPRVTGRPSVRATWHTNRTLLSAAPRRHLYLALWLPNGLIVGCESLYVSYAPAHAGLLFACAALGMLTGDVAVARLAGPVLRARLGVPLLLLLAAPYLLFALRPGPPVAAALAALASVGFAASLLQQERLMALTPPELAGHALGLHSSGMLAAQGTGAALAGTLAQLTSPATAMTATAAASVTVTLALARGLGPVRLSAPRTG
- a CDS encoding peptidoglycan DD-metalloendopeptidase family protein, which codes for MRLGLRGMNLRAGLVAAAALLLPLAAATSGHAATNSPTGAGTAATAFAGSCPAAGVVSQGYSSSHDGVDIANSLGTPIYAVGAGEVIASGPAQGYGQWIRILHSDGTVTEYGHMYQRDVSVGQQVSAGQRIALMGSEGDSTGVHLHLRVRVGTSTTIRGIDPVPYLGDRGVGLPCTPGEGEGSTTVTAWTDANVRSCAARSCGIVSSVKANESYPAHCWVVGESVTDEGITNDKWIRLPLNAGGVGYVSGIYLKGDETGGVSAQCS
- a CDS encoding serine/threonine-protein kinase, with amino-acid sequence MSGAVEKYDETVDGATGEPGHGGIGGSDGDGTGGIDGIDGSSGGGSGGGETGETGETGETAGRIPRGFRVGRWEVTEPIADGGWGRVYEGRDTTAGPVGPADPADAAGAVDSAGTTDPAGTTDPAGAAEGSGEAGRRVALKFLPTSGLAPRQAERLAETARREIGFGSRAPHPRLMTLLDSVVLGDCDVPGLDGAVVLVMERAESSLQDLLDAADGSPLPEAERLLTEICEGLAHLHGLGWVHGDLKPDNVLIMADGSARLSDFGLAVELEGTRGTHGYIPPLGSPDYLPPERWRAPLDERGVQVRPTADVWALGVMIHQLFSGGASPFPGATFTARASAVQEYAEGRAPLRLHVVVPEFWRALAADCLLPAHTERAAHTAESLLERIRAVGRGDAGSPAVRPRTGRRTVVLATGAALVLLGAGGGAWWQWGGSGGDSPASQVRLTVYNADDKCRARTDRHPMCSLGLAIKPTVPYVLDNVVQTRVWHGDVLTVECGLARGVPVADEAGARSSRWYRVRLPEVEKGPKTVRTTAWLPDVRTRSSPTVPACTG